The window CTTTCTTTCTTGTATGCAGGGCAGATGGTGTGATCTATGTTGTATGGGAACTCATAATTCTTGCTTTCCTGGTTTTTTCAGCAGTTTCTTTATATTTTAGGTACATGCGACTGGCATTTATCTTAATATGTATCACAATGATGTTGCTTGTGTGCatgaaaattacaaaacaagtaaGATTGGCCCGGAGGAGGAAGGGAAGAATGCTTCTTCCATTATCCATGTAAAATTATAGGGAAGTTAGAGCCTTCTGAAAGCTAGTCCAAATTTTCTGTAAAGGTGAGAGAGTGTTCAAGCTTTGATagtgatccttttttttttttttttttcatggccCTATTTACTAATCAAGTTGAGTAAAACATTTCATTGATACTATTTTTTCCCGAAACAAAGTGGGCGGCAGATTATTTGAGTTGGTAATGTTGTGGCAGATTATTTGAGATGGTAACGTTACAGATGACATTCACCAATTCATGCTGTAAGAGTGTATTGGCAAAACCAGCCTATGCTTATCAATGTTGGAGGAAAGACTGGAATAGTTCCAACAATAGAGAGAACAAGGAGGAAGAGGGAACACCGGAGTAGGCAATTTAGTACGACCGTCTGCAAGAACTCGTGTGTTTGAGAAAAATCTCTGATCTCCTGTTAACACCTTCAATAGGGTGTGAGAAACATCTCAGGGGTTAGATTTGTGATTCTCTTCCACACTACTGTCCATGAGTCCTTTTTCAATTGAGGTACTTTTGTCATTGAACTGCAAAGCATTGAAAGACTGGAGGAATGGCCCTGGATAATATTCTCTATTGTTGGATATTTTAACGTTACAAgtttccttgttttcttctgATATATGCACCACGTCTCTGAACTTGGGAAGCCACTTTTTAGCTAGCTGAGTAGCTGGGCTGTGTCTAAAGGAGAAGAGAACTTGTGTGTGATTCTGAATCTCCTTTCTTGATACAAAGGGTGTTAAGGTGTTTTGGGTCGAGCAGGTCTGAGTTGTGCGCTAGTCAGTGAAGCCAAGTTTCTGCATCATGAAGCCATCaagagattattattatttgaaaaGGATTGATATTAAGTTGCTcggaatagagagagagatctccACCATTC is drawn from Macadamia integrifolia cultivar HAES 741 chromosome 7, SCU_Mint_v3, whole genome shotgun sequence and contains these coding sequences:
- the LOC122084556 gene encoding uncharacterized protein LOC122084556, with protein sequence MITRSNLAEQLREYQNRSKHDWASVSFFTSTANPISRADGVIYVVWELIILAFLVFSAVSLYFRYMRLAFILICITMMLLVCMKITKQVRLARRRKGRMLLPLSM